From the genome of Desmospora profundinema, one region includes:
- a CDS encoding vWA domain-containing protein, protein MFKKVTIFMTIVAIVFLIACSPNESDNYKNEKSTEKHDASQSIEDILEAEPGTFAGDQYDIDQIKKELKKHDKMDPEEAYGLMLSLVAEDYRPFKKAFDEFDTEHKLSDQPDIATGLDFVPEKLNVAILLDASGSMAAQVPGGVKMDLAKDAVHHFASNLPKEATVSLRVYGHKGSNSRKDKAISCDSNEVIYEANTYDDDRFQQSLDSVKPTGWTPLAAAIQSARDDLSTNSQNARNLVYVVSDGEETCGGDPVKEAKKLNQSDIQAMVNIIGFDVDDKGQIELKQVAEAGGGVYETVNTEEELREFMERERDKIEEAWEDWKNENYGSIAQQNSDKYYELIDLEDEFYKFLIQEEDRLYKILIIMEDMELIDGNSNNVDELIKSRTRNLDNYASSYGNKFNEEIEKDKKRTEKEIEKKSESD, encoded by the coding sequence ATGTTTAAGAAAGTAACGATTTTTATGACTATAGTAGCAATCGTCTTTCTGATCGCTTGTAGCCCAAATGAAAGTGACAACTATAAAAATGAGAAGTCTACGGAAAAGCATGATGCATCACAAAGTATCGAGGATATATTGGAAGCCGAACCAGGCACGTTTGCCGGGGATCAATACGATATCGATCAAATTAAAAAGGAGCTTAAAAAACATGACAAAATGGATCCAGAAGAAGCGTATGGCTTGATGCTTTCTCTGGTAGCGGAAGATTACAGGCCTTTTAAAAAGGCATTTGATGAGTTTGACACCGAACATAAGTTAAGTGATCAACCCGATATTGCAACTGGTCTGGATTTTGTGCCGGAAAAATTAAATGTAGCGATCTTGTTGGATGCGAGTGGAAGCATGGCGGCACAAGTGCCGGGTGGCGTGAAGATGGATTTGGCAAAAGACGCTGTCCATCACTTCGCCTCCAACCTTCCAAAAGAAGCCACCGTTTCACTGAGAGTCTACGGTCACAAAGGAAGCAACAGTCGAAAAGACAAGGCAATCTCTTGTGACAGCAATGAGGTTATCTATGAAGCCAATACATATGATGACGATCGTTTCCAGCAATCACTGGACAGCGTCAAACCCACGGGTTGGACTCCTTTGGCGGCTGCAATCCAAAGCGCTAGAGACGATTTAAGTACCAACTCCCAGAACGCCCGCAATTTGGTTTATGTCGTAAGTGATGGAGAGGAGACGTGTGGCGGCGATCCAGTAAAAGAAGCGAAGAAATTAAATCAGTCGGACATACAGGCGATGGTCAATATCATTGGTTTTGATGTGGATGATAAAGGCCAAATAGAATTAAAACAAGTAGCGGAAGCCGGCGGTGGCGTATACGAAACGGTCAACACGGAAGAAGAATTGCGGGAGTTTATGGAAAGGGAACGTGATAAAATTGAAGAAGCATGGGAGGATTGGAAAAATGAGAATTACGGTTCAATTGCACAACAAAACTCAGACAAATACTACGAGTTAATAGATTTGGAAGATGAATTTTATAAATTTTTAATACAAGAAGAAGATCGGTTGTATAAGATATTAATTATTATGGAAGATATGGAATTAATAGACGGGAATAGTAACAATGTAGATGAATTGATTAAATCTAGAACGCGTAATCTAGATAATTATGCTAGTAGTTACGGTAATAAATTTAACGAAGAGATAGAAAAGGATAAGAAGCGAACAGAAAAAGAGATTGAAAAGAAATCCGAAAGTGACTAA